In the Oryza glaberrima chromosome 6, OglaRS2, whole genome shotgun sequence genome, one interval contains:
- the LOC127776565 gene encoding DNA-directed RNA polymerase 3B, chloroplastic-like, producing the protein MPLLLFPISPPCVPPPRPRLRRLSPPPPMAAVAPPSLSTPVTILPSVSVALPPLPPPATDDFHWLDLFAFLNSPADSYQIPVEEQEVEVEVEVEVGVERERERERERERARKAEHRRLRQRQVKAETEAWARAADEYRELEREMLDRRLAPALPYVKSLFLGWFEPLRDAIARDQEVQRRKRVKHVYAKYLLLLPADKVAVIVMHKMMGLLMSSKDGVASVRVVQAAHCIGEAVEREFKVQTFFQKTRKKSAGENDLALEKEQAKCRKRVKSLVRRRKLTEAQKIVQQEIELEEWGTESQVKLGTRLIELLLDSAFVQSPADQTPESSPDIRPAFKHVLRQPIVENGRLKKKHWVIECDPLVHEGFESTARHVEIPYLPMLVTPKKWKGYDTGGYFFLPSYIMRTHGVKDQKEAIKSVPRKQLRKVFEALDTLGSTKWRVNRRVHNAVETIWSRGGGIAGLVDKENIPLPERPETEDPDKIQKWKWSLKKAKKANRELHAERCDTELKLSVARKMREEDGFYYPHNLDFRGRAYPMHAHLSHLGSDLCRGVLEYAEGRPLGKSGLRWLKIHLANKYGGGIEKLSHEDKVAFVENQLPDIFDSATNPVDGNCWWMNAEDPFQCLAACMDLSDALKSSSPQCAVSHLPIHQDGSCNGLQHYAALGRDYMGAAAVNLVPGDKPADIYSEIAARVLDVVREDSMEDPATNPTASLARVLVDQVDRKLVKQTVMTSVYGVTYIGARQQITKRLQEKGLITDDKLLYEVSCYATRVTLDALGQMFQSARGIMAWLGDCAKMIASENHPVKWTSPVGLPVVQPYKKYKNYMIRTSLQCLALRREGDAIALQRQKAAFPPNFVHSLDSSHMMMTAIACKKAGLHFAGVHDSFWVHACDVDKMNQILREQFVELYSMPILENLLKEFQTSFPTLEFPPCPSQGDFDVREVLASTYFFN; encoded by the exons atgcctctcctcctcttccccatctcccctccctgcgtgcccccgccgcggccccgcctacgccgcctctccccgccgccgcccatggcggccgtcgcgccgccgtcgctgagcACGCCCGTGACCATACTCCCCTCCGTGTCTGTCGCCTTGCCCCCGCTTCCACCCCCTGCTACTGATGACTTCCACTGGCTCGACCTCTTCGCGTTCCTCAACTCCCCCGCGGATTCCTACCAGATTCCTGTGGAGGagcaggaggtggaggtggaggtggaggtggaggtgggggtggagagggagagggagagggagagggagagggagcgggCGAGGAAGGCGGAGcaccggcggctgcggcagcggcaggtgaaggcggagacggaggcgtgggcgcgggcCGCCGACGAGTACCGGGAGCTCGAGCGGGAGATGCTCGACCGGAGGCTCGCGCCCGCGCTGCCCTACGTCAAGTCGCTCTTCCTCGGCTGGTTCGAGCCGCTGCGCGACGCCATCGCCCGGGACCAGGAGGTGCAGCGGCGGAAGCGGGTCAAGCACGTCTACGCCAAGTACCTGCTCCTGCTGCCCGCGGACAAGGTGGCCGTCATCGTCATGCACAAGATGATGGGCCTCCTCATGTCGAGCAAGGATGGCGTCGCCAGCGTCCGTGTTGTCCAGGCCGCGCACTGCATCGGCGAGGCTGTTGAACGTGAG TTCAAAGTCCAGACATTCTTTCAAAAGACAAGGAAGAAAAGTGCAGGTGAAAATGATTTGGCATTAGAGAAGGAGCAGGCCAAATGCCGAAAACGTGTTAAGAGTTTGGTTAGGAGGAGAAAGTTGACTGAAGCACAGAAGATTGTGCAACAGGAGATTGAATTGGAAGAATGGGGCACAGAATCCCAAGTGAAG TTAGGGACCCGCTTGATTGAGTTGTTACTGGATTCAGCTTTTGTACAGTCACCAGCTGACCAAACACCAGAGAGTTCTCCAGATATTCGACCAGCATTTAAACACGTACTTCGACAACCTATAGTAGAAAATGG GAGACTGAAGAAAAAGCACTGGGTGATAGAGTGTGACCCTCTTGTGCATGAGGGGTTTGAAAGCACT GCTAGGCACGTGGAGATAccctatcttcctatgcttgtGACTCCTAAAAAATGGAAGGG CTATGATACAGGTGGGTACTTTTTTCTTCCCTCATATATTATGCGGACACATGGCGTGAAAGATCAAAAGGAAGCCATTAAGAGTGTTCCGAGAAAACAGCTACGGAAAGTATTTGAG GCATTAGATACCCTTGGGAGTACTAAATGGAGGGTGAATAGAAGAGTACATAATGCTGTTGAAACTATTTGGAGTCGAGGTGGGGGCATTGCAGGACTGGTTGATAAGGAAAAT ATTCCTCTACCTGAACGACCAGAAACGGAGGATCCAGATAAAATACAGAAATGGAAGTGGAGCTTAAAGAAGGCAAAGAAAGCTAATCGTGAACTGCATGCTGAGCGATGCGATACAGAGCTTAAACTATCT GTTGCTCGGAAAATGAGAGAGGAGGATGGATTTTATTATCCCCATAATCTTGATTTTCGTGGCCGTGCATACCCTATGCATGCACATCTAAGCCACCTAGGTTCAGATCTATGCAGAGGTGTTCTAGAGTATGCTGAAGGGCGGCCACTAGGAAAGTCTGGCTTACGCTGGTTAAAGATTCATTTGGCTAACAAATATGGTGGAGGAATTGAAAAGCTTTCTCATGAGGACAAGGTAGCATTTGTGGAGAACCAGTTGCCTGATATATTTGATTCAGCAACTAATCCTGTTGACGGGAATTGCTGGTGGATGAATGCTGAGGATCCTTTTCAATGTTTAGCCGCATGCATGGATCTTTCTGATGCCTTAAAAAGTTCATCACCTCAGTGTGCTGTTTCTCACCTACCTATTCATCAG GATGGTTCATGCAATGGTTTACAACACTATGCTGCTCTTGGAAGAGACTAT ATGGGTGCAGCTGCTGTCAATTTAGTTCCTGGAGACAAACCTGCAGATATCTACTCAGAGATTGCTGCTAG GGTGCTGGATGTTGTTCGGGAAGACTCAATGGAGGATCCTGCAACTAATCCAACTGCCTCATTAGCAAGGGTTTTAGTCGATCAG GTGGATAGGAAGCTTGTTAAGCAGACAGTGATGACATCAGTTTACGGTGTCACATATATTGGTGCTCGTCAACAGATAACAAAAAGACTACAAGAGAAAGGGCTCATTACAGATGACAAATTGTTGTATGAAGTGTCCTGCTATGCTACCAGG GTAACTTTGGATGCATTAGGACAAATGTTCCAGTCTGCCCGTGgtataatggcatggcttggtGATTGTGCAAAG ATGATTGCTTCAGAAAACCACCCTGTCAAATGGACGAGTCCCGTTGGTCTTCCGGTTGTTCAGCCCTACAAGAAATATAAGAACTACATG ATTCGAACTTCACTGCAATGTCTGGCTTTACGACGGGAGGGAGATGCA ATTGCACTCCAGCGGCAAAAGGCAGCTTTTCCCCCAAATTTTGTGCACTCTCTTGATAGTTCACACATGATGATGACTGCTATTGCATGCAAAAAGGCTGGTCTTCATTTTGCAG GGGTGCATGACTCGTTTTGGGTGCATGCATGTGATGTTGATAAAATGAATCAGATACTGAGAGAACAATTTGTGGAGCTTTACAGCATGCCAATTCTTGAAAAT TTGCTCAAGGAGTTCCAGACATCATTCCCAACACTAGAATTTCCTCCCTGTCCTTCACAAGGGGACTTTGATGTGAGAGAAGTTCTTGCTTCAACCTACTTCTTCAACTAA